One part of the Phacochoerus africanus isolate WHEZ1 chromosome 7, ROS_Pafr_v1, whole genome shotgun sequence genome encodes these proteins:
- the VAMP1 gene encoding vesicle-associated membrane protein 1 yields the protein MSAPAQPPTEGAEGAAPGGGPPGPPPNTTSNRRLQQTQAQVEEVVDIIRVNVDKVLERDQKLSELDDRADALQAGASQFESSAAKLKRKYWWKNCKMMIMLGAICAIIVVVIVIYFFA from the exons AT GTCTGCTCCAGCTCAGCCACCCACCGAAGGGGCAGAAGGGGCTGCCCCAGGTGGGGGTCCCCCTGGCCCTCCTCCTAACACGACCAGTAACAGACGCCTACAGCAGACTCAGGCACAAGTGGAGGAG GTGGTGGACATCATTCGTGTGAATGTGGATAAGGTCCTAGAGAGGGACCAGAAGCTGTCAGAGCTGGATGACCGAGCTGACGCTTTGCAGGCAGGAGCATCACAATTTGAGAGCAGCGCTGCCAAGCTAAAGAGGAAGTATTGGTGGAAAAACTGCAAG ATGATGATCATGCTGGGAGCGATCTGTGCCATCATCGTGGTAGTTATTGTAA TTTACTTTTTTGCTTGA
- the TAPBPL gene encoding tapasin-related protein isoform X1 — translation MGAEGWCLLLCLLLSRVADAVERQWRAVDVVLDCFLMEEGGHRGAFASSGNKMKALLVLKQAPVPDDGSLEGLTDFQVGTLAKDDPPITFEASVNLVQLPQAEALLHADCGGKEVTCEISRYFLQARQEATVETAAWFITNVQVSGGGPSISMVMKTLGDAEKGAALHPTLNVPLSPQGTVPTAVEFQVTTQTPSLNLLLGSTASLHCGFSMAPGLDLTSVEWRQQHGGSGHLVYSWTTMGQGQAQREGATLDPEQLLVAGDATLTLPSLTVKDEGAYICQITTSLYQTQQIVQLHVQAAPKVRLSLVNEALSHTLICSITGYYPLDVTVTWIREELGGALVPVSDASFSSLRQSAAGTYSISSSLTADPGSAGATYTCHVTHISLEEPLVANTWVAPQATEQGMAFGVLFASSLFLLALLFLGLQRRQAASPKPAETPRHFG, via the exons ATGGGCGCGGAGGGATGGTGTCTGCTGCTCTGCTTGCTTCTCTCCCGGGTGGCAGACGCCG TAGAAAGGCAGTGGCGGGCAGTGGATGTGGTCCTGGACTGCTTCCTGATGGAGGAAGGTGGGCACCGTGGAGCTTTTGCCAGCAGTGGGAACAAGATGAAGGCCTTGTTGGTGCTGAAGCAGGCGCCAGTGCCGGATGATGGCTCCCTGGAAGGCCTCACGGATTTCCAAGTGGGCACGCTGGCCAAGGACGACCCGCCCATTACCTTCGAGGCCTCAG TGAACCTGGTGCAGCTTCCCCAGGCCGAGGCCTTGCTCCATGCTGACTGCGGCGGGAAAGAGGTGACCTGTGAGATCTCCCGCTACTTTCTCCAGGCCAGGCAAGAGGCCACCGTGGAGACGGCAGCCTGGTTCATCACCAACGTGCAGGTGTCTGGAGGGGGACCTAGCATCTCCATGGTGATGAAGACTCTCGGGGATGCTGAGAAGGGGGCTGCTCTGCATCCCACGCTGAATGTGCCCCTGAGCCCCCAGGGGACTGTGCCAACTGcag tGGAGTTCCAGGTGACAACACAGACCCCATCCTTGAATCTTCTGCTGGGATCCACAGCCTCCCTGCACTGTGGCTTCTCCATGGCCCCAGGCTTGGACCTCACCAGCGTGGAGTGGCGGCAGCAGCATGGGGGCAGTGGCCACCTGGTGTACAGCTGGACCACcatggggcaggggcaggcccaGCGGGAGGGCGCCACCCTAGACCCTGAGCAACTGCTCGTGGCTGGGGACGCCACCctcaccctccccagcctcaCTGTGAAGGATGAGGGGGCCTACATCTGCCAGATCACAACCTCCCTGTACCAAACGCAACAGATTGTCCAGCTCCATGTCCAAG CTGCCCCCAAAGTAAGACTGAGCCTGGTGAATGAAGCTCTGTCACATACCCTCATCTGCAGTATCACTGGCTATTATCCTCTGGATGTGACAGTGACATGGATCCGGGAGGAGCTGGGCGGAGCCCTGGTTCCAGTCTCCGACGCCTCCTTCTCCAGCCTTCGGCAAAGTGCAGCAGGCACCTACAGCATCTCCTCCTCCTTGACAGCAGATCCTGGCTCTGCGGGTGCCACTTACACCTGCCACGTCACCCACAtctccctggaggagccccttGTGGCCAACACGTGGGTTGCCCCACAAG CCACAGAGCAGGGGATGGCCTTTGGAGTCCTTTTTGCCAGCAGCCTCTTCCTCCTTGCCCTGCtgttcctggggctgcagagacgcCAAG CTGCCTCACCAAAGCCTGCCGAGACCCCGAGGCACTTTGGGTAG
- the TAPBPL gene encoding tapasin-related protein isoform X2: MGAEGWCLLLCLLLSRVADAERQWRAVDVVLDCFLMEEGGHRGAFASSGNKMKALLVLKQAPVPDDGSLEGLTDFQVGTLAKDDPPITFEASVNLVQLPQAEALLHADCGGKEVTCEISRYFLQARQEATVETAAWFITNVQVSGGGPSISMVMKTLGDAEKGAALHPTLNVPLSPQGTVPTAVEFQVTTQTPSLNLLLGSTASLHCGFSMAPGLDLTSVEWRQQHGGSGHLVYSWTTMGQGQAQREGATLDPEQLLVAGDATLTLPSLTVKDEGAYICQITTSLYQTQQIVQLHVQAAPKVRLSLVNEALSHTLICSITGYYPLDVTVTWIREELGGALVPVSDASFSSLRQSAAGTYSISSSLTADPGSAGATYTCHVTHISLEEPLVANTWVAPQATEQGMAFGVLFASSLFLLALLFLGLQRRQAASPKPAETPRHFG; the protein is encoded by the exons ATGGGCGCGGAGGGATGGTGTCTGCTGCTCTGCTTGCTTCTCTCCCGGGTGGCAGACGCCG AAAGGCAGTGGCGGGCAGTGGATGTGGTCCTGGACTGCTTCCTGATGGAGGAAGGTGGGCACCGTGGAGCTTTTGCCAGCAGTGGGAACAAGATGAAGGCCTTGTTGGTGCTGAAGCAGGCGCCAGTGCCGGATGATGGCTCCCTGGAAGGCCTCACGGATTTCCAAGTGGGCACGCTGGCCAAGGACGACCCGCCCATTACCTTCGAGGCCTCAG TGAACCTGGTGCAGCTTCCCCAGGCCGAGGCCTTGCTCCATGCTGACTGCGGCGGGAAAGAGGTGACCTGTGAGATCTCCCGCTACTTTCTCCAGGCCAGGCAAGAGGCCACCGTGGAGACGGCAGCCTGGTTCATCACCAACGTGCAGGTGTCTGGAGGGGGACCTAGCATCTCCATGGTGATGAAGACTCTCGGGGATGCTGAGAAGGGGGCTGCTCTGCATCCCACGCTGAATGTGCCCCTGAGCCCCCAGGGGACTGTGCCAACTGcag tGGAGTTCCAGGTGACAACACAGACCCCATCCTTGAATCTTCTGCTGGGATCCACAGCCTCCCTGCACTGTGGCTTCTCCATGGCCCCAGGCTTGGACCTCACCAGCGTGGAGTGGCGGCAGCAGCATGGGGGCAGTGGCCACCTGGTGTACAGCTGGACCACcatggggcaggggcaggcccaGCGGGAGGGCGCCACCCTAGACCCTGAGCAACTGCTCGTGGCTGGGGACGCCACCctcaccctccccagcctcaCTGTGAAGGATGAGGGGGCCTACATCTGCCAGATCACAACCTCCCTGTACCAAACGCAACAGATTGTCCAGCTCCATGTCCAAG CTGCCCCCAAAGTAAGACTGAGCCTGGTGAATGAAGCTCTGTCACATACCCTCATCTGCAGTATCACTGGCTATTATCCTCTGGATGTGACAGTGACATGGATCCGGGAGGAGCTGGGCGGAGCCCTGGTTCCAGTCTCCGACGCCTCCTTCTCCAGCCTTCGGCAAAGTGCAGCAGGCACCTACAGCATCTCCTCCTCCTTGACAGCAGATCCTGGCTCTGCGGGTGCCACTTACACCTGCCACGTCACCCACAtctccctggaggagccccttGTGGCCAACACGTGGGTTGCCCCACAAG CCACAGAGCAGGGGATGGCCTTTGGAGTCCTTTTTGCCAGCAGCCTCTTCCTCCTTGCCCTGCtgttcctggggctgcagagacgcCAAG CTGCCTCACCAAAGCCTGCCGAGACCCCGAGGCACTTTGGGTAG
- the CD27 gene encoding CD27 antigen isoform X2: MARSPLCWLFLGTLAGLSATPAPQSCPEKHYRAQGKLCCQMCQPGTFLVKDCDQHGKAARCDPCKQGVSFSPDHHSRPHCESCRHCNSGLFVQNCTLTANAKCACPEGWQCRDKECTECDGPAQAPGPHPQPSHPPYAEAIPEARTSRYTQTLADVVQVPVPTLSTYLSYTGESPVAPAEPCPYSYPREEEGSAIPIQEDYRKPELASYL; encoded by the exons ATGGCCCGGTCACCTCTCTGCTGGCTGTTTCTGGGTACCCTGGCAGGGCTCTCCGCTACCCCAGCCCCCCAGAGCTGTCCGGAGAAGCACTACCGGGCTCAGGGAAAACTGTGCTGCCAGATGTGCCAGCCAG GAACGTTCCTGGTGAAGGACTGTGACCAGCATGGAAAGGCTGCTCGCTGTGATCCATGTAAACAGGGGGTGTCCTTCTCACCAGACCACCACAGCCGGCCCCACTGTGAGAGCTGCCGGCACTGTAACTCTG GTCTTTTCGTTCAAAACTGCACCCTCACTGCCAACGCCAAGTGTGCCTGCCCTGAGGGCTGGCAGTGCAGGGACAAGGAGTGTACAGAGTGTGATGgtccagcccaggccccaggcccacaCCCACAACCCTCCCACCCACCTTATGCTGAAG CAATACCAGAGGCCAGGACCAGCCGGTACACTCAGACTCTGGCTGACGTCGTGCAGGTTCCTGTCCCAACTCTCTCCACCTACTTGTCTT ACACCGGAGAAAGTCCAGTGGCGCCAGCGGAGCCTTGTCCTTACAGCTaccccagggaggaggagggcagcgCCATCCCCATTCAGGAAGATTACCGAAAACCAGAGCTCGCTTCCTACCTCTGA
- the CD27 gene encoding CD27 antigen isoform X1: protein MARSPLCWLFLGTLAGLSATPAPQSCPEKHYRAQGKLCCQMCQPGTFLVKDCDQHGKAARCDPCKQGVSFSPDHHSRPHCESCRHCNSGLFVQNCTLTANAKCACPEGWQCRDKECTECDGPAQAPGPHPQPSHPPYAEAIPEARTSRYTQTLADVVQVPVPTLSTYLSSQRCSSECIRILVVLSGVFLAFTVVGALFLYQQRKYGLNTGESPVAPAEPCPYSYPREEEGSAIPIQEDYRKPELASYL from the exons ATGGCCCGGTCACCTCTCTGCTGGCTGTTTCTGGGTACCCTGGCAGGGCTCTCCGCTACCCCAGCCCCCCAGAGCTGTCCGGAGAAGCACTACCGGGCTCAGGGAAAACTGTGCTGCCAGATGTGCCAGCCAG GAACGTTCCTGGTGAAGGACTGTGACCAGCATGGAAAGGCTGCTCGCTGTGATCCATGTAAACAGGGGGTGTCCTTCTCACCAGACCACCACAGCCGGCCCCACTGTGAGAGCTGCCGGCACTGTAACTCTG GTCTTTTCGTTCAAAACTGCACCCTCACTGCCAACGCCAAGTGTGCCTGCCCTGAGGGCTGGCAGTGCAGGGACAAGGAGTGTACAGAGTGTGATGgtccagcccaggccccaggcccacaCCCACAACCCTCCCACCCACCTTATGCTGAAG CAATACCAGAGGCCAGGACCAGCCGGTACACTCAGACTCTGGCTGACGTCGTGCAGGTTCCTGTCCCAACTCTCTCCACCTACTTGTCTT CCCAAAGGTGCAGCTCGGAGTGCATCCGCATCCTTGTGGTCCTCTCTGGAGTGTTTCTTGCTTTCACCGTAGTCGGAGCCCTGTTCCTCTATCAACAAAGAAAATATGGATTAA ACACCGGAGAAAGTCCAGTGGCGCCAGCGGAGCCTTGTCCTTACAGCTaccccagggaggaggagggcagcgCCATCCCCATTCAGGAAGATTACCGAAAACCAGAGCTCGCTTCCTACCTCTGA